Within the Streptomyces vilmorinianum genome, the region TGCCGGTCGCGGCGGCGGCGAGGGCGAGGATCGCCAGGCCGAGGACGCGGGCGGCGGCATAGCCGCCGAGCGCGGCGGCGAGCGAGTCGGAGGAACGGGACCGGTCTGGGGACATGCGGTCGATTATGTCGGGGCCGGTTCCGGGGGTGAGGGCGCGGTCGCCGCCCGTGCGCGAGCCGTGCTCCGCACCTTCCCCGTGCGGCCCGCCCGGGCGAGGAGGGTCAGCACACGAGCGTCGTCGATGCCGAGCGCGACCCGGCGCCGCAGCCAGTCCGACCACCCGTCGATGTCGTCCGCGCCAAGGTCCTCGGGCCGGACCCGGCCTCCAGAGTCTCGTGGACGGCGAGTTCGCGGGCACGGACGGCCGCGGCCCGCCGGGAGAGGGCCCAGCGGTCGTGGGCGTCGGCATCGCCCGCGCCCTGGACGACGGCCGGTGCGGAACCCTGCTCCGCGAGCAGTCGCCGCAGCTCCCCGACGGCCTCACGGAGCCGTGCCTCCCGACCCGTGTCAGCCACCGGGCCGGATCCTGCCGAACTTCGCCGCCATGACCGGACCGAGCTGCTGGACGATGGCGTGTCCCGGCTCGTGGGGGTACGGCAGGTCGTTGAGGAACGACGTGACGATCACCTCGTCGATGCCGAGGACGCCGCGGCAGCTCTGCTCCTCCAGGAAGTCGAGCGTGCGGCGCCAGTGGGCCGCCGCCGGGTCCTCGCCGAGGAAGGAGCGCACGGTGTCCTGGACGACGTCCCAGAAGAACACGTGCGGCAGCACTCCGCCCTGGTTGAAGACATGGGCCTCCAACGCGTCCTGGAACTCGGGAATCCGCGTGACGAGGTCACTGACCAGTTGCACGCTCGGGGTTGTCGTCGTCATCAGCAGTCCACCTCGGTGCAGTCCTTGCGCCCGTTCGCACCAGGATGCGGCATAAGGCCGCCCGTTATCCACAGGGGATGCGAACGGTCGCTCGTCCGTGGATCGTTGGCCCCATGCAGGACTTGGCGCGACTGGCCCGCGGCGGCGTGCTCCTGACCGCGTGGGCGTATGCGGCGGGCTGGCCACGCGGGCGGTTGCAGGGGCGGCTGAGGAGCGAGGGGTGGCAGCGGGTCTGCCGGGGGGCCTGGGCCGTCCGGGGGAAGGAGGTGGACTGGAAGGTGCGGGCGAGGGCGGTGCAGCTCCTCCGCCCCGATCTGATGTGCAGTCACGGGACGGCGGCGAGGCTGCACCGCATCGAGATGCTGAGCCGCGACGACGGCGGGGCGGAGGAGCTGGAGTTCGCCACGCTCCGCCGGGGCGGGCGGGGCATCGCGGACCGTACCGGCGTACGGGTCCACTCCACCGGCCTGCTCGCCGACCGGGACGTGTCCGTACGGGCCGGGCTGCGGGTGACGACCCCGGCGCGGACGGTCGGCGACCTGATGCGGTGCGGCACGCGCGAGGAGGCCGTGGTCGCGGCGGACTCCGCGCTGTCCCGACGTACCGTCAGGGGCATCCGCCGCGAGCCGCTGGTCCGCGCCGAGGACGTGGCGGCCGCACTGTCCCCGCGCCGCCCGGGCGCGGCCCCGGCACGCCGCTGGCTGACGCTGACCGACCCGGCGTCGGGCTCCCCGGCGGAGACGATCGCCCGCCTCCACATGCGCGACGCCGGCCTCCACCCGGAGTCCCAGCCGCTCCTCCTCACCCGCTCGGGCCGTCCCCTCCGCCCGGACTTCCTCTTCCGCGAGGCGGGCCTCGTCGTCGAGATCGAGGGCTACGCCTTCCACGGCACCCGCCACGCCCACGAACGCGACATCGCCCGCTTCAACGCCCTGACGGACTGCCCGGACGTCCGCCGGGTGCTCCGCTTCACGGCGACGGACGTCTTCCACCACCCGGACCGCGTGACCACGACGATCCGGTCGGCACTGGGAGCGCTCGGGGACTCGAACGGGACGGCGTAGGGACCTGGAGTCGACGCCCTTGCCGGCCTCCGGCGCCGACCGTCCTCCCTTCCGAGAGTCGCGCCTTCCGGCGCCGCGCCAAGGGCGCTCCTCATTCCTCGTCGCGTCGCCGCGCGATGGGCTTCGCCCACCCTTCGGCGGTCATCGCGGCATTACGGTCCAGGGCCGAGCGCCCTGCACCGATCACGGTCCAGGGCGTTTTGACGCCAACCGGTGCACTGGCTAGGGGACGCGGACGCACGTACTGCCGCTCACCGGCTTGTGCTTGATGGCCTTCCGGGTGTTGGGCCCGTACTCGCCATCTGCGGGAGTGCCGGCCTTCGGCTGGGCGCGGATCAACGCGGCACGAGTCGCGGGTCCGAAGTCCCGGTCCACCACCAGCTTTTCTCCGTAACACATGTTGAGGGTCTCCTGCAGCGTCCCCACCGCGACGTTCCGATCGGGCCGACGCAGGAGGCGAGCGCCTGGTCGACCACCTTGACCAGGCAGTCCAGACGTTCGCGATCCGGTTCGTCGGGAAGCGTCGCCAGGCTCCAGGTGACCGACGCGGCGGGTTGCCTGATGGCTGGCCACTTGAGCGAACTTGCGGCGCCTGGAACGAGGTCGAGCCACGCGGCGGAAGGACGCCTGGAGCCGGGCCGTCCTTGAGTTCTCGCGGTCAAGTGATCCCCTTACGATGACATGCCCGAGCACGCGGCGCAGTCGGCCTGGACGGCCTTCGCCCCTCTGCCTCACAAGAAAGTAGGTACCGGCGTGACGGCGATGGAAACCGCCTTCCTGCTCGCAGGTCTGGCCGGCGCGATCGTGTGCGTCCTCTGTCTGCGCCGGGTACTGATCGTGATCCGGCTGGTGATGCGCGGCGAGCGGGCCGACGGGTGGTGCGCGAAGCGCGAGATGTTCCGGGCTACCAGCAACAACAGCAGCCATCCCCAGTTCACCTTCGCCTTCCGCACTCCGGACGGCGAACTCGTCGAGTTCAAGGACCGGCCAGGCGCTTTCGGATACGGAGAAGGCGAACCGGTCCGGGTCTGCTACGACCCCGCCCGCCCCCGCAAGCGAGCCACCATCGCGGGACCCGACACGTGGGGGCCGGTGTACGTACGGCTCTTCGTCGGCCTCCCGTTGGGGCTGGTGTCCTATCTGGCGCTGATCAGCCTGGCGCGGCATCGAGGCCTCGCCTGACCGTGGACCGGCCCCGGCCAGGCAGGACGACTCGCACGGTCACCGGGGCAGTGGTACCACCCAGGACTTCGTCCCCCGGTGGGGCGGGCTGCGCCTCGTCGATCCCCCACTCCCCGCCCCAGTCGTCCACCACGTTCGCCAGCCTTGTTGCGCAACGCGAACCTGCACGGCCACAAGTACGCCATCGACGCGGTGGTTGCCGCTACAGCTTTGAGTCACCACGGTCCTCGGATCATTCTCACGGCTCTGCGGAAACAGAGCGCACGTCGAGGGCATCTGAGGCAAGCCGTGGACGGGGGCCGGGCCTCGAGAGTCGCGGCCCGGGCCCGGGATGAGTGGGCCACGCGCCTACCCGGCCCGCTGCCGCCGGGCCGTGGTCGCAGAGCTGCATCGCTGTCCTCAGCCAGGAAGATCGTTACCGCACCGCCGGCCGTGAGGCCTGGCGCGATCTGATCCTCGGCGTCAAGGCCGGCAGGGCGGACCACTTGCCCCGGCCCCGTCGGCGCCTACCGGCGCCGCAGCCGGTCGAGAAGGAATCCGAGCGCGCAGCCGATGACGAGATCCGCCAGCGCGATCAGGACCCCGAGGACGGTGAGGTTGGCGGCCGGCAGCAAGAATCCCAGCGCCTGCACGACCAGGGCAGGGACGAACAAGGCGACGCAGTGGCGGAGTGAGGCGTCACGCGAAGGCGCCCGGTGCACCGCTCCGGCGGCCCATGTACCGAGGGCGTAGGTGAGGACGGCGGGCAGGTGTACGAGGAGAATGTTGCCGCTGACGGAGGTGTACGCCTCGGGTCGGTCCTTGCCTACGAGCTCCCACGAGAGCAGGGCTGTCGCCACGAAGAGCACGAGGATCGTCACGCCCCCTACGCCCCACGAAGGCAGCAGTTGTACGAAGCGGGGCGCGGCGGGCTGTATGACGGGCTGCGCGGTGGGATGCGCGCCGGAACGGCGGTTGTCGTCGGACATGAACGGACTCTCCCTACCCGGCACGCGCGCGGCGTTGGCTGTCTTGGCCGCCAGGCAGAGTATCCGCACAGGCGCTTCGCCCGACCCGCTACCCGCCCGTGGTGCGCGGGAAGGAGATCTCGACGCGGCGGTTCTTGGTCCGGCCTTCCTCGGTGCTGTTGTCCGCGATGGGGTAGTCCTCGCTGTACCCGCGGATGTCGAACGTCTTGCCCGGGTCCAGGTTCTTGGCCAGCTCCTGCTGCACGGCGTCGGCCCGCTGCTTGGAGAGCTTGAGGCCGTGCTCGTACGTCCCGAGGTTGTCGGTGAAGCCGAAGACGCGGACCTTGCTGGAGTTCTGCTTGTTGATCTCCACGGCGATGGCGGCGATACGGGCGGTGGCGGCGGGGCTGAGCTTGGCGCTGTCCTTGGCGAAGAGCACCTCGGCCTGCAGGGCGAAGGTCACATCGACATTGGTGTCCTCACGCCGCTGCTCGCCGCCCTCCTCCTCGACGACCTGCTTGATGTCGAGAATCTTGGCGGGCGCGAGGGTGGCGCCGTCCGGCAGCATGAGCTCGGGCGAGTTCGCGTCGATCTCGGGGGGCGGGGAGGCGCTGGAGGTGGACCCGGGGGGATCGTCGGCGAGGACGGGGCCGGTGGAGAGGGTGGTGAGGAAGAGGGTGGCGACGGCGAGGGCGGCGAGGCGGTGGGGAGTGGTCATGGCGGCGTCCGTCAGGAGAGTTTGATGGTGCCGGGACGGAAGGTGGGCAGTTGGAACGTCACCTCGGTGGTGTTGACCGGAGGAGCGGGGAACTGCATGAAGACGTTCGTCGAACGTCCCGCACCGAGGTCCGACAGACCGGTCGTGGTCAGCGGCCGGCCGTCCGTATCCCGGAGGACGTAATAGCGCTTCTTCCCGACCGAATCCACAAGCGTCGCACCGCCCAGCGAGATCCCGTGTTGGATGATCTCGGTCTCATCGCCCGCCAGTTGGGTCGGGATGATCTGGGTCGAGCCCGAGGTGTTGACCAGCTTGCCGCTGACGGTCAGGAACCCTCCTGCGTCGCGCTTCGCCGACTCGACGGTGAACTCAAGCCCCTGCTGTCCCTTGAGCACGGCAAGGACTTCGGTTGGTTCCTCGGTCTGTGCCCCCTTGTTGCCTTCCGGTGTGTTGGGGGCCTGGGAACTCGCCGAGGTCTTCTTCTGCGGAGGCTCCTCGTCACTGCCGCAGCCGCCGGCACCGAGGGTAAGACCAGCCGCAACGACGACAGCGACCATCCCCCTGCGGGTCTTCGTCGCGTACCGAACACTCATGAGTTGGAGTTCCTCTGCTAATCAATCGGCCAGTCGGACAGTGAAGAGATCGGCAGCGCTCGGCAGCCTCGGGCGCTCGGGGTCGATCTCCCAGGGATCACCGTCGCACGACAGGCCCTGAATCGGGCCGGGCTCCGCGGGCTTGGGGTCAGGCTCAGCCGGCTCTGGTTCCGGTTCCGGTGTGGGGTCGGGAGCCTTGAAGGTGCACCGTGGTTCGAGCACTGCTGTGGCCTCCGCCGTGGCGTGCTGCCCTTCTGTGCCCGGAATGATGGACTCACCCACGGTGTAACGGGTGCGAACCTGCACACGGAACCCCTCTTCCCCAACAGGCAGGCGCGCGCAGCGTTTACCCCAGAGCTCCGCATCGTTCTTGGCAGCAAACGACGCCGCACGCTCGCAAGCACGAGGCGCGATGTAACTCTCGCCATTGAGGAATCGATCCCACGCGGCCGGATCCAGAATGACCTCAAGCCATCCGTCCCGAAGCTGGTTCCGAGCGTCCTGGGCCGCCGCCAACGCGGCGGCGTCAGCCGCCGTCTGCGCCCCATTGCGCGTCGCGGCGGCCTGCCCAACGGCGAAGTACACGAACGCAAGAAAGAGCAGACCCGCCATCACGGTGATGTAGATGGGGAAGGCCTGCCCGGAATCGCCGGTGCGACGACCGGTCACTCGCCTCCGCCACCGCCAGTGAGGCTGGAGATCTTGGTCCTGATCGCGTTCATGATGTCCTGGCCGATACTCGTACCGGTGATCGCCACCACGATCGCCACGACCACCACAATGATCCCCAGGTACTCGACCGCCGTCTGCCCCCGGTCCCTCGACCGCGCTCGCACCCAGCCGCCGAAGTGGACCTTTGTCCTCGTCACGGCCTTCAGCAGCACGTCGCTCATGATGGTCCCCTCCGGATGTGTAGGCCCGCGCACGGTACGCGGCCACCCCACCCCTACCCAAGGGCCCGCAGGCCCAAATGCGGGCCCAATTCACGACGCCGTCCTCGTGCCGAGCCAGGCCGCTATCGCCTCGCTGCGTGTCGTGGCGTGGAGTTTCGCGAAGATGCGGTTGATGTGGTTCTTGACCGTCTTCTCGCTGATGAAGCAGGTGTCGGCGATCTGCCGATTGCTCAGGCCCGACGCGATCAGGTCCATCACCTCCGCCTCCCTCCCACTCAGACCAAACCGTCCCACATTCGGTTGCACATGCGAAGTCATTTCGCGAAACCGCAATGAATTCGAGACACTTGGCACCCCACCACCATGTGCAGTCGCATCCGGAATCCCTCGCACCACCCCCAGCAGCGCATTCGCCGCCGTCGGCGTGAAGTGTGCCCGGCCCGCCCGTACGTCCCGGACCGCCGTCACCAGTTCCTCCGCCGTGAACTCCCCGTGGACCAGGTACCCGCCCGCCCCCAGCCGCAGCGCCTCCCGCACCACCGCGCTCTCGCCGCTGTACGTCAGCATCAGCACCGGAGCCAGGCGGACCAGGTGCGGCAGGGCCGTGAGGCCGTCGACGATCGGCATGCGGACGTCGAGGAGGACCACGTCCGGGCGGTGGCGTTCCGTCGCCTCGCGTGCCGTGCGGCCGTCCGGGGCCTGGGCCACCACCTCGATGTCGGCGTGGCCGTCCAGCAGGGCCGTCAGGCCCGCGCGGACCACCGGGTTGTCGTCCGCGATCACGACTCTGAGCGTCATCCCGCAGCCCCCTCGACCGAGACCGGGAGTTCCAGGCGGACCTCCGTGCCCTTCACGGCCGCGCCCCGCCCGATGCGGATCCGCGCCCCCACCTCCGCCGCCCGCTCCACCATGCCCACCAGGCCGAAGTGGCCGGTCCTGCGCAGGTCGTCCAGGGTCGTGCCCGGGGGCAGGCCGCGGCCGTCGTCGCGCACGCTGATGCGGAGCAGGCCCGCGAAGACACCGGCCGAGACGTCGACACGCGTCGGGTGGGCGTGACGGCCCGCGTTCTCCATCGCCTCCGAGGCGATCGTGAGCAGCTGCCGCGCCACCGCGTACGGCACAGGCGGTACGGCGTCCGCGTCGGCGCCGGCCCCGGCGCCCACGTACCGCGCCTCGATGCCCGAGCGGACCGCGAAGTCCCGTACCCGGTCGGTGAGTTCGGCGGTCACGTCGACCGCGCCCGTCCTCCCCCCGGCGTATGACCGGCTGCGGAGGTCCGCGAGCAGCTCGCGCGACTCGGCCGCCGCCCTGCGGGCCGAGCGGGCCACGACCTGCGCCTGCTGTCGCGGGTCCGGCGACACCGCCAGGGCGTCCGCCGCCAGCGCGAGGCCGTACAGCGTCTTCGCCACCGAGTCGTGCATGTCGCGTGCGAGGCGGGCCCGTTCCTCCTCCACCGCCTGCGCCGCTGCGAGGGCCCGCGTCGCCGCCCCGAAGCGGAGCAGCAGGTTCCTGAGCGTCACCCCGAGCGCGCCGGTGATCACGCACAGGCCCGGCAGCAGCGTGGCCTCGCCCACGTCGGCCGCATAGGCCGCGTAGATCGCCAGCAGTATCAGCGACTGGAGGCACGCGAAGAACGCGGCCCCGCGCCAGCTGTAGGCCAGACCCGCCAGCAGCGGCGTGCAGACACTGACGTACCCCAGCGTGCTCTCCGGGCCCGCCGTGCCCAGGAGCAGCGAGCCGAAGAGCGTGTCCGCGGCGAGCAGCGCCGGGTGCCGGAGCAGCAGCGGGCCGAACCGCTCCCAGTCCCTGAACAGCGCGTACGAGACCATGAAGGTGACCAGGACGGCCGCGCCGACGAGCCAAGCCGCGAGGCCGGGGGCAGCCCCCAGCAGCGCGGCCGGGGTCGCCAGGGCGATCATCGCGAGCCGGAAGCCGAAGACCTGACGGCACATGGCCTGGAGCGCGTTGACCTGGAGATTGATGGACACGGGCGCGGACACGGGCGCGGACATGGGCGCTGACACGGACACCGCTCACTCTCCCGTGATCGAGCCGAAGTTCGTTCCCGTCCCCAGGAACAAGCCCGCGCCCAGCAGGATCATCGTCGCCGGGACCATCAGGGTCGTGATCACCATCGTCGCCTTGGGGACCGCCTTCGCCGCCTTCCTCCGTGCGTTCTGGGCGTCGGTCCTGCGCATGTCGTTGGCGATCTGGATCAGCGTGTCGACGATCGGCGCGCCGAGCTCCTCGCCCTGCTGCAGCGCCGTCACGAACTGGGCGACCTGTTCGGAGTCGTTGCGCCGCCGCAGTTCGTCGAAGGCCTGTCGGCGGCTCACGCCCATGTCCATCTGGCGCAGCGTGATCCTGAGCTCGTCCGACCAGGGGCCCTCGTACTTGTCCGCCACCCGGTCCAGTGCCTGCCGGAAGCCGAGCCCGGCCGACACCACCACCGCCAGCACGTCGAGGAAGTCGGGCAGCGTGCGCTCGATCTGGTCCTTGCGGATGCGGATCGCCGACCAGATGCCCACCTCGGTCCAGAAGGCACCGAAGGCGAGAAGCAGCAGCGCGACGAAGAAGTCGCCGTTGGAGAGCATGACCAGGCCGCCCAGGCCGCCGAGGAATCCGTAGACCGCGCGCCGGGCTCCGTACCGGTCGATGGTCAGGCCCCCCGGGTTCCCCGCCAGGTCGATCCGGCGCCGGACGGCGTTGACCCGCTTGGGCCCCATCAGGCGCAGTACGGCGGCGGAGTAGCGCATGCCGAGCCGGTCCACGACGGAGTCCACGGCTCCGGTGCGCGTGGAGCCGACCTCCAGGGCGAGCCGGAGGTCGTCGGGGAGCTTGGCGTCCGCGCGGTAGAGGCGGATGCCGTGGAAGATCCCGGCGACCGACAGGCCGGCGACGAGGGCCAACAACAGTTCCATACGCGTCAGCCCCTCAGACGTCGATCTTCGAGAAGCGGCGGATGACGACGAAGCCGACGACGTACAGCGCGAAGGCGGCGACGACGGCGAACTGGCCGAGGCCCGAGCCCGTCATCCGGTCGAGCGCGCCCGGCTGCATGTTGTCGATCAGGAGAAGCGAGCCGATGCCGATGACCGGGACCGCGTACGCCGTCATGCTCACCTGGGAGAGCTGGGTACGGACCTCGCGACGGGTCTCCTTGCGCTCCTCCAGCGTCTCGGTGAGGTTGCGCAGCGAGGAGACGACCGTGCCGCCCGCCTTGTTGGCGAGGACGAGGGTGGTGACGAGGACGACCAGTTCGCGGGAGGGCAGGCGCTCGGCGAGTTCGCCGAGGGCGTCGTCGACGGACGTGCCGACCGCGAGCTGCTGGGCGACCTTCTCCAGTTCGTCGCCGGCGGGCGCCTCCAGCTCGTCGGCGGCCATGCTGAGCGCCATCCGCAGCGCCAGTCCGGCCTGGGTGGCGTTGGCGAGGATCCTCGACAGCTCCGGCAGCTGGTTGATGAACTTCTCGATGCGCTTCTGCCGCTGCCAGTTGAGGAATCCCAGGGCGACCCACACGCCGAGGAAGCCGCAGATGGGCCCGAAGAACGGGGAGAGTACGGCCTGTCCGGTGATCCACAGCGCGGCCACCGTCGCGGCCATGGAGACGACGAACTCCCCAGGGGTCAGGTCGAGTCCGGTGGCGGAGATCCGCAGCTCCAGTCTCCGCCCGAACGCGGTACGGCGTACGCGCCGGTCGACGGCACGGAAGCGGCGTCTGCGCCGGCCGCCGCCCTCGGGCGCGCCGCTCTCGGTGAGCCGGGCGACCAGGGCGGCGCGCTGGGCGGCTCCACTGGCGTACGTATGGATGCCGAGCACCCCGAGGACGCAGCAGAGCAGCGCGACGCCGGTCACCAGCCAGGTGAGGTGGTTCATGGACGGTCCCCCTACTTCGCTTCTCGGGTGGCGAGCTGCTCGTCGGACGCGGCGACGCCGAAGGCCTGGGGGATCGGCTGGCCCGCCATGTACAGCCGGTCGGCGACCCTGCGGGGCAGCGGGAAGTACGCGTACGACCCGTACACCCGTCCGTCGGCCGCGAGCGGCTGGGCGCGGAAGGCGCAGACGGTGGCGAGGGTGAAGCGCTCGCGTCCGTTCGAGGCCAGGATGGCGATCTCGGTGATGCGGCGGGTGCCGTCGGCGTGCCGGGTGAGCTGGACGAGGACGTCGACGGCGCTGTTGATCTGGTCCCTGAGCGCCTCGAAGGGGACCTTGACCTCCGACATCGACGCCAGGGTCTGCAGGCGCATCAGCGCGTCCTCGGCCGAGTTGGCGTGGACGGTGGCGAGCGAGCCGTCGTGTCCCGTGGACATCGCCTGGAGCATGTCGAGGGTCTCGCCGCCGCGGACCTCGCCGACGATGATGCGGTCGGGGCGCATGCGCAGGGAGTTGCGGACGAGGTCGCGGATGGTGACCTGGCCGCGGCCCTCGATGTTCGGGGGGCGGCTCTCCAGACGGATGACATGGGACTGCTGGAGCTGGAGTTCGGCCGAGTCCTCGATGGTGATGACGCGCTCGCCGTCCGGGATCAGTCCGGACAGCGCGTTGAGGAGCGTGGTCTTCCCGGTACCGGTGGCGCCGGAGACGATCACGTTGAACTTGGCCTGGACGAGGCCGGCGAGCAGGAACAGCATCTGCTCGTCGAGCGAGCCGAGCCCGATCATCTCCCGCAGGGTGTACGCGCGGGGGAAGCGGCGGATCGTCAGGGTCGCCCCGGTCAGGGAGAGCGGCGGGATGATCACGTTGACGCGCTCGCCGGACGGCAGTCGGGCGTCGACCATCGGATTCGACTCGTCCACACGCCGGTTGACGGTGGAGACGATCCGCTCGATGGTCTGCATCAGCTGCTCGTGGGAGGCGAAGCGCAGCGGCAGCAGTTCGACCCGGCCCGCACGCTCGATGTAGATCTGGTCGGGGCCGTTGACCATGATCTCGGTGATGGAGGCGTCTTCGAGGAGCGGTTCCAGGACGCCGAGGCCGAGCGCCTCGTCGACGACGCGGCGGATCAGCTGGGCGCGTTCGGTGGTGGAGAGGACGGGGCCCTCGCGGCTGATGATGTGGCCGAGGACGCGCTCCAGTCGGGCGCGCCGCTCGGCGGCCGCGAGCGCGGACATCTCGGTGAGGTCGATCTCCTCGAGGAGTTTGACGCGGAAGGAGGCGACGAGGTGGCCGTCCTCCCTGCCTCCCGCGCCGTTCTCCTCGGGGGCGCTGATACGGGCCCGCAGACTCATGCTTACTCGTCCTCCTCGGGCAGGGGCAGGGTGGCGGCCTTCGTCACGGACCCGAAGCCGTCCCAGAAGGGGACGACGGAGGGGATGCGGACGGTGACCGTCGCCGTGACCTCGTCGGATCCCTCCGGGGCGGAGACGTCGCTGCGTTCGGCGATCCAGCCGCTCATCGCGGCCCGGCCCGCCGCTTCCGGGCCGAGCGTCGTGTCGTCGTGCGTGGCGGCACGGGCCGCGGCGCGCGCTCCCGTGCCCGCCTGCTGGGCGGCGTACGCGGCGATGCCGAGCTGGATGCCCGCGAGGGCGACGAGCAGCAGGATGGGCAGGAAGCCGAGGTATTCGACGGCGACCTGGCCCCGGTCACGTGACCTCATGGCCCCTCCCTGTCTTCCCGTACGGCTCCGGCCTCACCGGTCACGGTGAAGGGGAAGCTGATCGCGCCCGGGAAGAGCACCGGCACCTTGAGCCGTACCGTCGCCCGCACCATCTCCCCGGACGGGGCACAGGCCACGGAGGCTCCCGCCGCCCACGCCCCCTCCAGGTGCCGCCTGCCGGCCTCCTGGCAGTCCCCCTCCACCGCCCCGGCCCGTACCGCCTCGTCCGCCGCGTTCCCCGCGAGCGTGAAGGTGTAGCCGACCAGGACGCACTGCCACAGCAGCACCAGCGTGAGCAGGATCAGCGGCACCATGCCAAGGAACTCGATCGCCACCTGCCCCCGGTCGTCCCGGTAGTCCCTGCACTCCCGGTACGCCCGGTACGCCTGGTACTCCCGGTACGCCTGGTGCGCCTGGTGCGCCTGGTAGGCCGGCATGGCTCAGCGCCCTTTCCCGCGTCGTCGCAGGCCGACCGATCCCCGGTCGTCGCCGCGCGTGAGGGCGAGCTGCTTGCCCGGCCCCCGCGGAGCGCCACCCCGCGGTGGACGGGCCTCCGGCCCCTGCACCAGGCCCAGTTCACCGGCGAGGGACCACAGGGCCTGCTTCACGGTCGAGCGCGCGTCGAGCTCGTGCATCCGGCCCGCGTCGACGACGCCCTGCAGTTCCTTGAAGTTGGCGGGGACGACGACGCCCGCCAACCGGGTCCCGGTGATCTTCTGGATGAGGGCGGGCTGGATCTCGGAGGACCGCGTGTACCGGTTCACCAGGACGGTGCTCTCCTCCGCCTTGCGGATCTGGAGACGGTCCCACATCCGTACGATCCGCTTCGCGGCGCGGACCGCGACCACGTCCGGGGTGGTGACGAGGAGCGCCGCGTCGGCCATCTCGACGGCCACGGCGCCCGCGCCGGTCAGATACGTGCCGCAGTCGACGACCACGACGTCGTAACGGGAGCGCAGTGCGCCGATGATCTGGCGGGCGGAGCGGTCGGCGACGTCCTCGCCGCGTTCGCCCTCGCCGGGGGCGAGGAGGAGGGCGATGCCCGTCTCGTGGGTGTAGACCGCGTCCTGCAGGACGCGGGGCGAGATGTCGTCGACGGCGGCGAGGTCGACGACCGAGCGGCGGAACTGTACGTCGAGGTAGGAGGCGATGTCGCCGCCCTGGAGGTCCATGTCGACGAGGGCGACGGTGCGGCCGGAGGCCCGGGAGGCGAGGGCGAGCTGCACGGCGGTGACGGTGGTGCCGACGCCGCCCTTGGCGCCGCTGACGGTGACGACGGTGCCGCCGGGCCCGGTGAGGACGTCGGCGCCCGTGCCGAGGTGGCGGCGGACGCCGGCGGACCACTGGGCGGCGGCCTGGACGCGGCTGGCCAGTTCCTCGTAGCCGAGGGGGAGGGTGACCAGGCCGCGGGCGCCGGAGTCCATGGCGGCCGAGAAGAGCACGGGGCTCGCGTCGGCGGTGATGAGGACGACGCCGACGGCGGGGAAGCGCAGGGCGACCTCGCGGACGAGTTCGAGGGCCGGGACCGGGCCGATCCGCTCGTGGACCAGGACGACTTCGGGCAGTTCGTCGACGGACTCGGCGGCCAGGCGGGCGAGGGTGTCGACGAGCTGGGTGGAGTCGGCGACGGGTGCGGCGGGCTCGGCGTCGGGGAGCTGGCTGAGCAGCGTGACGACGGACCGGGCCGCGTCGGGGTCGGCGACGGCCGGCAGGATCCTGGTGCTCATACCGGCCTCACTTGTCCTTGTCGAGCGTGTAGGTGCGGTCGCCGGGGCTGACGGTGGGTTCGCTGCCGGGGGCGACGGGTGCGACCAGCGCGAGCCGTACGTGCTCGGCGAAGGACTCGGCGTACGCGACACGCTGGGTGTCGAGGGTGGAGAGGGCGAAGGTGATCGGTACGGCCTCGGTGGCGCGGCTGCTCCGGTCGTTCCGGTCGCTGATGGGGGTGAGCTTGC harbors:
- a CDS encoding Flp family type IVb pilin; the protein is MSDVLLKAVTRTKVHFGGWVRARSRDRGQTAVEYLGIIVVVVAIVVAITGTSIGQDIMNAIRTKISSLTGGGGGE
- a CDS encoding DUF3592 domain-containing protein: MTAMETAFLLAGLAGAIVCVLCLRRVLIVIRLVMRGERADGWCAKREMFRATSNNSSHPQFTFAFRTPDGELVEFKDRPGAFGYGEGEPVRVCYDPARPRKRATIAGPDTWGPVYVRLFVGLPLGLVSYLALISLARHRGLA
- a CDS encoding OmpA family protein yields the protein MTTPHRLAALAVATLFLTTLSTGPVLADDPPGSTSSASPPPEIDANSPELMLPDGATLAPAKILDIKQVVEEEGGEQRREDTNVDVTFALQAEVLFAKDSAKLSPAATARIAAIAVEINKQNSSKVRVFGFTDNLGTYEHGLKLSKQRADAVQQELAKNLDPGKTFDIRGYSEDYPIADNSTEEGRTKNRRVEISFPRTTGG
- a CDS encoding pilus assembly protein TadG-related protein, producing MTGRRTGDSGQAFPIYITVMAGLLFLAFVYFAVGQAAATRNGAQTAADAAALAAAQDARNQLRDGWLEVILDPAAWDRFLNGESYIAPRACERAASFAAKNDAELWGKRCARLPVGEEGFRVQVRTRYTVGESIIPGTEGQHATAEATAVLEPRCTFKAPDPTPEPEPEPAEPDPKPAEPGPIQGLSCDGDPWEIDPERPRLPSAADLFTVRLAD
- a CDS encoding DUF5936 domain-containing protein, whose protein sequence is MELLLALVAGLSVAGIFHGIRLYRADAKLPDDLRLALEVGSTRTGAVDSVVDRLGMRYSAAVLRLMGPKRVNAVRRRIDLAGNPGGLTIDRYGARRAVYGFLGGLGGLVMLSNGDFFVALLLLAFGAFWTEVGIWSAIRIRKDQIERTLPDFLDVLAVVVSAGLGFRQALDRVADKYEGPWSDELRITLRQMDMGVSRRQAFDELRRRNDSEQVAQFVTALQQGEELGAPIVDTLIQIANDMRRTDAQNARRKAAKAVPKATMVITTLMVPATMILLGAGLFLGTGTNFGSITGE
- a CDS encoding response regulator transcription factor, which translates into the protein MTLRVVIADDNPVVRAGLTALLDGHADIEVVAQAPDGRTAREATERHRPDVVLLDVRMPIVDGLTALPHLVRLAPVLMLTYSGESAVVREALRLGAGGYLVHGEFTAEELVTAVRDVRAGRAHFTPTAANALLGVVRGIPDATAHGGGVPSVSNSLRFREMTSHVQPNVGRFGLSGREAEVMDLIASGLSNRQIADTCFISEKTVKNHINRIFAKLHATTRSEAIAAWLGTRTAS
- a CDS encoding sensor histidine kinase: MSAPVSINLQVNALQAMCRQVFGFRLAMIALATPAALLGAAPGLAAWLVGAAVLVTFMVSYALFRDWERFGPLLLRHPALLAADTLFGSLLLGTAGPESTLGYVSVCTPLLAGLAYSWRGAAFFACLQSLILLAIYAAYAADVGEATLLPGLCVITGALGVTLRNLLLRFGAATRALAAAQAVEEERARLARDMHDSVAKTLYGLALAADALAVSPDPRQQAQVVARSARRAAAESRELLADLRSRSYAGGRTGAVDVTAELTDRVRDFAVRSGIEARYVGAGAGADADAVPPVPYAVARQLLTIASEAMENAGRHAHPTRVDVSAGVFAGLLRISVRDDGRGLPPGTTLDDLRRTGHFGLVGMVERAAEVGARIRIGRGAAVKGTEVRLELPVSVEGAAG
- a CDS encoding peptidoglycan-binding domain-containing protein, translated to MGTLQETLNMCYGEKLVVDRDFGPATRAALIRAQPKAGTPADGEYGPNTRKAIKHKPVSGSTCVRVP